One genomic region from Sphingobacterium multivorum encodes:
- a CDS encoding sugar porter family MFS transporter, translated as MNKNTVLAWSFVVALGGFLFGFDTAVISGAEKAVQEHWHLSEFQHGLTMAIALIGTVVGAALGALPSDKLGRKNTLFAVAALYFISAIGSALANDWTIFILFRFLGGIGVGVSSVTAPIYISEISPAASRGKLVGLFQFNVVLGILIAYLSNYFIGQVGEESWRWMLGVQCFPSLLFFGLIFLIPESPRWLLLHRGNLAEAKRIMKKINSDGYELEISKIQESKNNTAGEGKLFVRENVKPILLAFCFALFNQVSGINAIIYYAPRVFEMAGLGSQSSLLSTVGIGVVNFIFTLLAINFIDKVGRKKLMLVGSIGLIVSLALVSHAFYTNQTTGFAITIYLMSFIAFFAFSQGAVIWVFISEIFPNDVRAKGQTFGSLTHWVMAAIITFCFPALTEMLGGGGTFLIFALFMVLQLIYVLKFMPETKGKSLEDLGHTINLH; from the coding sequence ATGAACAAAAACACGGTACTAGCTTGGTCCTTTGTAGTGGCTTTAGGCGGATTTTTATTTGGATTTGATACAGCGGTTATTTCAGGAGCAGAAAAGGCCGTGCAGGAACACTGGCATTTAAGTGAGTTTCAGCATGGATTGACCATGGCCATTGCATTGATCGGAACAGTTGTTGGAGCAGCGCTGGGTGCACTGCCTTCAGATAAGTTGGGGCGTAAGAATACCTTATTTGCAGTTGCAGCTCTTTACTTTATCTCAGCAATAGGCAGCGCATTGGCGAATGACTGGACGATATTTATTTTATTCCGCTTTTTGGGTGGTATAGGCGTTGGGGTCTCTTCGGTAACTGCACCGATCTATATATCGGAAATATCTCCGGCGGCATCGCGTGGAAAATTGGTCGGACTTTTCCAGTTCAACGTCGTATTGGGGATTCTGATTGCCTATCTGTCCAATTACTTTATCGGTCAGGTAGGGGAGGAGTCCTGGCGTTGGATGTTAGGCGTACAGTGTTTTCCGTCGTTATTATTCTTCGGTCTGATCTTCCTTATTCCGGAAAGTCCAAGATGGTTACTGCTGCACAGGGGTAATTTAGCTGAAGCAAAACGAATTATGAAAAAAATCAACTCTGATGGTTACGAGCTGGAGATTTCAAAAATTCAGGAGTCCAAAAACAATACAGCAGGAGAAGGCAAACTCTTCGTTCGCGAAAATGTCAAACCTATTTTATTGGCCTTTTGTTTTGCGCTGTTCAATCAGGTTTCAGGCATTAACGCAATTATCTACTATGCCCCCCGTGTATTTGAAATGGCCGGCTTGGGCTCACAGAGTTCATTGCTTTCAACAGTTGGGATCGGGGTTGTCAATTTTATTTTTACGTTGCTAGCGATCAATTTCATCGATAAGGTCGGTCGAAAAAAATTAATGTTGGTGGGCTCCATTGGACTGATTGTATCTTTGGCACTCGTTTCCCATGCTTTTTATACCAATCAAACGACGGGTTTCGCGATCACCATCTATCTGATGAGTTTTATTGCCTTTTTCGCATTCTCGCAAGGCGCTGTGATTTGGGTGTTTATTTCGGAAATTTTTCCGAATGATGTCCGTGCTAAAGGACAGACATTCGGCAGCTTGACACATTGGGTGATGGCGGCAATTATTACCTTTTGTTTTCCTGCATTGACGGAAATGCTCGGCGGGGGCGGTACCTTCTTGATATTCGCCCTATTTATGGTTTTACAGCTTATCTATGTGCTTAAGTTTATGCCGGAGACAAAGGGGAAGTCGCTGGAAGACCTTGGGCATACCATCAATCTACATTAG
- a CDS encoding carbohydrate kinase family protein: protein MKNGEKSIQGICFGEVLWDNLPTGKKLGGAPLNVAYHLNKLGVTTRMLTRIGRDENGYELRKVCEDLGIPTDFFQYDALLPTSTVEVSIDAKRDVHYDIVYPVAWDRIAVDSVVLDAVATVDFLVYGSLACRDEVSFQSLLLLLEKARFRVMDVNLRTPYFGPEKIHKLLAYADFVKMNAEELHVISDWNGATEAYTDQQRVDLIMARFAIQEAIVTYGADGAVYHYKKDNISYHFPALKVQVEDTIGSGDSFLAAFLTKRFQMQEGVQLEEVLEFAATLSGFVTQSRGACPEYNDEVINRFQWLHPIFNGGQKQQ from the coding sequence ATGAAAAACGGAGAAAAATCAATACAGGGTATTTGTTTTGGAGAGGTACTTTGGGACAATCTTCCTACCGGTAAAAAATTGGGCGGTGCACCGTTGAATGTGGCTTATCACCTCAATAAATTGGGCGTTACGACGCGTATGCTAACACGCATAGGGCGTGATGAAAATGGTTATGAACTACGTAAGGTATGTGAGGATCTAGGCATTCCGACCGATTTCTTCCAGTATGATGCGTTGTTGCCGACCTCAACCGTAGAGGTTTCGATCGATGCCAAACGCGATGTGCATTACGATATCGTTTATCCCGTCGCCTGGGATAGAATAGCAGTGGATAGTGTGGTTCTGGATGCAGTTGCAACAGTGGATTTTTTGGTATATGGAAGTCTGGCCTGTCGGGATGAAGTAAGCTTTCAAAGTTTGCTGTTATTGCTTGAAAAGGCCCGCTTTCGGGTGATGGATGTCAACCTGCGTACACCTTATTTTGGTCCTGAAAAAATACATAAGTTGTTGGCATACGCTGATTTTGTGAAAATGAATGCCGAGGAACTGCATGTTATTTCCGACTGGAATGGCGCTACGGAAGCCTATACCGATCAACAACGCGTAGACTTGATCATGGCCCGTTTTGCAATTCAGGAGGCAATTGTAACCTATGGTGCAGATGGAGCCGTGTATCATTATAAAAAAGATAATATCAGTTATCATTTCCCGGCCTTGAAAGTTCAGGTAGAAGACACAATCGGAAGTGGTGATTCGTTTTTGGCGGCTTTCCTCACCAAAAGGTTTCAGATGCAGGAGGGTGTTCAGCTGGAGGAAGTACTGGAATTTGCGGCGACCTTAAGTGGGTTTGTGACACAGAGCCGGGGGGCTTGTCCTGAATATAACGATGAGGTCATCAATCGATTCCAATGGTTGCATCCGATCTTCAATGGAGGCCAGAAGCAACAGTAA